TGGTATTGAGGATTTAGTCAGTATTGGTACTATTGGGTTGATAAAGGCAGTGAATACATTCGATCCGGTTAAACGAATTAAACTAGCTACATATGCGTCTAGATGTATCGAGAATGAAATTCTAATGTATCTCAGGCGAAATAGTAAAACGCGCAGTGAAGTCTCTTTTGATGAACCCCTTAATATAGACTGGGACGGCAATGAATTATTGTTATCAGACGTTCTTGGGACCGATAACGATATCATCTATAAGTCAGTTGAAGAAGAGGTTGATAAGACTTTACTATATACAGCAATGAACAAACTTTCAGGCCGAGAACGCCGAATTATGGAATTGCGCTTTGGTTTGAATGATGAGGGCGTAGAGCGTACTCAGAAGGAGGTTGCTGATTTATTAGGTATTTCCCAATCATATATATCACGCTTGGAAAAACGAATAATAAAGCGGCTGCGGAAAGAGATCAGCCGTATGGAATGAAGCCAGTTAAGGCGCCT
This genomic stretch from Veillonellaceae bacterium harbors:
- the sigE gene encoding RNA polymerase sporulation sigma factor SigE, encoding MRIKWPIIKLAIKLRIIAFLQALRLLEPDEIFYVGSTEILPPPLSNDEEVFLLTRLQKGDKAVKSVFIERNLRLVVYIARKFENTGVGIEDLVSIGTIGLIKAVNTFDPVKRIKLATYASRCIENEILMYLRRNSKTRSEVSFDEPLNIDWDGNELLLSDVLGTDNDIIYKSVEEEVDKTLLYTAMNKLSGRERRIMELRFGLNDEGVERTQKEVADLLGISQSYISRLEKRIIKRLRKEISRME